Proteins from a genomic interval of Physeter macrocephalus isolate SW-GA chromosome 21, ASM283717v5, whole genome shotgun sequence:
- the ARMCX3 gene encoding armadillo repeat-containing X-linked protein 3 produces MGYARKVGWVTAGLVIGAGACYCIYRLTRGRKQNKEKMAEGGSGDVDDVGDCPGARYNDWSDDDDDNSENKGIVWYPPWARIGTEAGTRARARARARATRARRAVQKRASPNSDDTILSPQELQKVLCLVEMSEKPYILEAALIALGNNAAYAFNRDIIRDLGGLPIVAKILNTRDPIVKEKALIVLNNLSVNAENQRRLKIYMNQVCDDTITSRLNSSVQLAGLRLLTNMTVTNEYQHMLANSISDFFRLFSAGNEETKFQVLKLLLNLAENPAMTRELLRAQVPSSLGSLFNKKENKEVILKLLVIFENINDNFKWEENEPTQNQFSEGSLFFFLKEFQVCADKILGIESHHDFLVKVKVGKFMAKLAEHMFPKSQE; encoded by the coding sequence ATGGGCTACGCCAGGAAAGTAGGCTGGGTGACTGCAGGACTGGTGATTGGGGCTGGTGCCTGCTATTGCATTTATAGACTGACCaggggaagaaaacagaacaagGAGAAAATGGCTGAGGGCGGGTCTGGGGATGTGGATGATGTTGGGGACTGTCCTGGGGCCAGGTACAATGACTggtctgatgatgatgatgacaacagTGAGAACAAAGGTATAGTATGGTACCCACCTTGGGCCCGGATTGGGACTGAGGCTGGGACCAGAGCTAGGGCCAGGGCAAGGGCCAGGGCTACCCGGGCCCGTCGGGCCGTGCAGAAAAGGGCTTCCCCCAATTCAGATGATACTATTTTGTCCCCCCAAGAATTGCAAAAAGTTCTTTGCTTGGTTGAGATGTCTGAAAAGCCTTATATTCTCGAAGCAGCTTTAATTGCCCTGGGTAACAATGCTGCTTACGCATTTAACAGAGATATTATTCGTGATCTGGGTGGTCTCCCAATTGTTGCAAAGATTCTCAATACTCGGGATCCCATAGTTAAGGAAAAGGCTTTAATTGTCCTAAATAACTTGAGTGTGAATGCTGAAAATCAGCGCAGGCTTAAGATATACATGAATCAAGTGTGTGATGACACAATCACTTCTCGCTTGAACTCATCTGTGCAGCTGGCGGGACTAAGATTGCTTACGAACATGACTGTTACTAATGAGTATCAGCACATGCTTGCTAATTCCATTTCAGACTTTTTTCGTTTATTTTCAGCaggaaatgaagaaaccaaaTTTCAGGTTTTGAAACTCCTTTTGAATTTGGCTGAAAATCCAGCCATGACTAGAGAACTGCTCAGGGCCCAAGTACCATCTTCACTGGGTTCCCTCTTTAATAAGAAGGAGAACAAAGAGGTGATTCTTAAACTTCTGGTCATATTTGAGAACATAAATGACAATTTTAAATGGGAGGAAAATGAACCTACTCAGAATCAGTTCAGCGAaggttcactttttttctttttgaaagaatttcaaGTGTGTGCTGATAAGATTCTGGGGATAGAAAGCCATCATGATTTTTTGGTGAAAGTAAAAGTTGGAAAATTCATGGCCAAACTGGCTGAGCATATGTTCCCAAAGAGCCAGGAATAA